The genomic segment TACCTATGGTTACTTAAGTACCCGTTAGTGTACTTAGGCGTTATCTCAATAATAACAATGATAATAATGCAGGTATTCAATATACTGATACCACCATTACCAATACTGGTACTCTCAGTACTCACTGATGTAGTTGGGGCAGCATTATTAATTCTAATAATTATGGTTGGGAGAAGGATGAATTACAGTTATTGGGACTTATTTAAGTCACTTGTTATTGGTGGGTTAACCATGTATGCGTTAGCGTTCCCGCTAATGATATACTTAGCTAAGGCCCTATTAAGTGACTTACCATGGTTATACACACCTAAGGCTTCGAAGGCATTATTAAGGCAGAAGTTCCTTATTGAACGCTTATCAATAATAGCCCTAATTGCTGTTGGAGCAGCATTACTAATGATGGGGCATGTGATAGTGTCATTATACGTCTTCGCTAACTCAATACTAATACTAATGGGGTACAGTGTTGGTACTGTTAAACCAAGCAATAGGTTGATTCACTCCACTCAAATGATTACTCATTAAGTTAATCAACATTGGGAGCATTTAGTAAAGACCTAATTGACCACTGCGCCTAAGCCTTGCTGTGGTTATGTTAACTATAATCCACGCTAATGCACCCAGTACTATTATCATGATTATTGAGTACGTTAATTGAAGTGTAATCGGCATGTTAATTTCATTAATACCTAATGCTGACTCCCTCATTAGAACCACTGGGTAAGCTATTGGTGAATACTTATTAATGACCTTAACATAACCATTAACCTCCCCTGGTATTAAGCCCCCTAGTGTTGGTAGTATGAATTGAATAATGTTTGTTATAACCCAATTAGACTTAAGCCTTATCACCAACATTGAGTAAATCACTGAAATGAATAATAACTCTAATGTCACTAATACTATTGATGATGCAAGTAATGAAGGATTAATTAGGCTTACCCCAGTATTGAAGAGTATTGCGAAACTTCCCATTATTACAATCAAGTCCATTAACTCGTAGGTTATTAATGATAATCCCCAGCCAATGAAGTGAATTAGCAAGTCCTCTCCCCCAGCTAGTACGTACTCTAAGACTCCATCATAACCCTCATCCATTATACCGTGGCCGAAGGACCATAGCCAAGTCGTGTATAGTGAAAAGGCGTATGCGACCCAGAGGAATAATTGAAGATCAATTGTACTTAATTCAATCACTCCATAACCCCTTAATGTTAGTATGAAGAATGCTAACCAAAGTGGTGTAGATACGATGAACGCTATGTTCTCGGCTGGTTTAGAGAACAGTACCCTAACCCCCCTTTCAAACTCCAGGGCTACTTTACCTAATACCGCTCTTAAGCACGCTCCTCTCGATTCTACCATAAGTGAACACCCCAAGCATTAGGTAGGCCACCGTTGAGGCTACTAAACCGTATATTAGTGCTGATAATCCATTACCCAATACTACACTTATAGTGGTTTGGTAAAGCTGATACATCGGCATAGCCACAACTATTGCGTTAACCCACTTGGGTAATACGTATAATGGGTACGTTGCACCCGAGAGCACTGTTATTAATGATGTGACTACATTCATTAAGGCATCCACATCCCTAATCCTAATCACTACCCCTGCTAATGCAAGACCAATGCCGTAAAGCGGCATTAACCCTATGATGACTATTACCATGGATGGTATTAACCTAATTAACCCACTTAACCCGAATGCACTGTAAATTATGGGTAATGAAGCCACAACGTATGCCCCTACGTTGACAAGCACCATTACCATTGATGTGGCGAAAAGCACAA from the Caldivirga maquilingensis IC-167 genome contains:
- a CDS encoding ABC transporter permease gives rise to the protein MRLTDKLSLFWAIMINEFKIVSREPGGLVILIIMPYLVAGGMAAMASFFTRVNGVDFIRQFIGFEIIMVSVIMVQTGARFLNEERSGGRLEALMATPVSMYVVLFATSMVMVLVNVGAYVVASLPIIYSAFGLSGLIRLIPSMVIVIIGLMPLYGIGLALAGVVIRIRDVDALMNVVTSLITVLSGATYPLYVLPKWVNAIVVAMPMYQLYQTTISVVLGNGLSALIYGLVASTVAYLMLGVFTYGRIERSVLKSGIR